Below is a window of Vibrio fortis DNA.
TCAACTGTGCCCTCTCCTTCCATGACAATATCGCCATCAGGGCTTGTGACAACCTGTTTGAACTCAGCACTAAAACCTGCGTTTAGCGCTAATCGGTTGCTCAGCTCTTCCTTTGGTGAAGCGAACACGGAAAAACTCATAAATAGAAGTGCGAGTGCTTTTTTCATTAATTATCCTGTTACAAGGTAAATCGGTCATAAGACTATGACCGATTATTAAGGGTTGAGTTCCTATCTACGCAATTAAGCGATTACTCTTTCGGCGGCGCCGGTGCTAATACTTCACGGTTACCATTGTGCCCTGGTGGACTCACAATTCCTTGAGCTTCTAACTGCTCAACAATACGAGCTGCGCGGTTATAGCCAATCTTAAAGCGTCGTTGAACGCCCGATACCGAACCGCGACGTGACTGAACCACATGCTCAACAACCTGATCAAACAGTGGGTCAACGTCTTCGTCGCCTTCCATCTTCTCTCCAGGAAGCAGGGTTTCAGGTGTCTGCTCACCATTGGTGATTTCATCAATATAGTTCGGCTTGCCGCGCGCTTTCCAGTCGTTAACGACAGCATGAACATCATCGTCCGATGCAAATGCACCGTGAACACGAATGGTATGGCTTGAACCAGGTGGTAAGTAAAGCATGTCACCCATGCCTAGCAGCGATTCTGCACCGCCCTGATCCAAGATAGTACGAGAGTCAGTTTTAGTCGATACCGTAAAGGCTACACGTGTTGGGATGTTAGCTTTAATCAAACCCGTGATGACATCAACCGACGGACGCTGCGTCGCTAGGATCAAGTGAATACCTGCTGCACGTGCTTTCTGAGCAAGACGCGCAATTAATTCTTCAACTTTCTTGCCGACTACCATCATTAAGTCAGCAAATTCATCGACAACAACAACGATATAAGGCAGTTTCTCTAGCAATGGTGGTTCCGGGTCCATACTGTCGCCCGCTTGCCACAATGGATCATGGATTGGGTGCCCTGCTTCTGCTGCCATCTTCAGCTTATCGTTGTAGCCCTTAATGTTACGTACACCCAAGGCTGACATCAGTTTGTAACGACGTTCCATTTCACCCACACACCAACGCAGCGCGTTTGATGCGTCTTTCATATCGGTCACTACTTCTGATAATAGATGTGGAATACCTTCATAGATAGAAAGCTCGAGCATTTTAGGGTCGATCATAATGAAGCGCAGATCTTCTGGTGTTGCCTTATACAACATACTCAAGATCATGACGTTCACACCTACCGATTTACCAGAACCTGTTGTACCAGCCACCAGCACGTGAGGCATCTTCGCGATATCAGCAATCACTGCTTCACCGGCAATGTCTTGTCCCATTACAACGGTTGTTGGCGATTTGGCATCAATAAACTGCTGGCTACCGACTACGTCTGAGAAGAACACCGTTTGACGGCTCATATTTGGCAACTCAAGCCCCACATAAGGCTTACCCGGAATCACTTCAACAACACGCACTGCCATCGCAGAGAGTGAACGAGCCAAGTCCATAGACAGGCTCGAGATACGGCTGACTTTCACACCCGGTGCAAGGTCAAGCTCGAATCGAGTAATCACAGGTCCTGGGAAGATATCGACAACCTCAGCTTTGATCTTGTAATCAGCCAGCTTCGATTCCACCAAACGAGCAATCTCTTCTAATGCGTCGCGGTCGATAAAGTTATCACGCTTCTCTGGGTGATAAAGCAACTCTAGCGTCGGCATCGGAGATGTTGGCTTAGGCAAGTTCGGCTCTTTTTGAACCAAGAACGGGTTTTGTGCTGCAGCCATATTCGCTTGCGCTTCAGAAACGATATTTTGGAACGCTGCAACATCTTGGTCTGGATGTGCCGGTTCTTCGTCCGTTACTTCTTCCCAAGGCAAGTCTATCGCAGGCTCTTCCGCTTGATGTTCGACTTGATGACCATTGTCAGAGATTGGCTCTTCGACTTCATCAACATGAGGCTCGTGTAATGGAGTCTCTTCAAATGTCACATCATCAGCTATTGCGCTTTCAACAACAGGTTGTTCGATGAACATAGGTTCTGGCACAACTTCTGGATCGGGCTCGGAGGTAAAAGAGACAGCTTCTGTTGGTTCACTGCTACGCATCGGTTCAGCATTAAACTCTGTCTCTTGTTCAACAGCAATACTTGGCTCTGGAGTAAATAGAGGCTCAGCTGGCTGCTCTTGCATGTACTCTTGGTAAGCAGCCTGCGAATGATGAGCTTCTGCTTGCGCTTGCTCAGCCAAGTCATCCTCATCCATCGCTGCGTGCTCTAGCTGCTCAATTGTCGCGTTAAGTTGTTTAGAACGTTCAACACCTTCTTCTAACGGCTCCTCCGGAGCACGATAAACAGGTTGAGGCTTTTCAACTGGCTTAGACGCTTCTACTGGTTGAGGCTCAACAACTTCTTGCTTAAACGCAACTGGCTCACTGACTTCCACTGTAGATGGCTTAACCGCAACTTCAGGCGCCTTCTCTGGCATATGAATATTGAAGTGACGCTTAGGCTCTGCCACCGGCGCTTCTACTTCTGGTTCAGTTGTTGCCGAGAAGTGTAGGCTCGGATCGCTCGTCAGTGGATCGTTTCGTTCTTCGACTTCTTCCGCAACGCCTTCAATCGGCGGATTTGAAGACTCAAGTTGCAGCTCATCATGCTGTTCTGTTTCTCTTAGCTCTGGCTCCATCACCTCTTGATCGTGACCTCGAATTTTATTTACAAGAGCGGTAAATAAACGAATAGCAGAGTCGCCTAGCCATTCAACAATACTAAGCCAAGAGATACCAGTAAGTAGCGTGAAACCTGCTCCCCATAAAAAGAGCAGAACTAATGTCGAACCTAGGACATTTAATGTTGGTAGAGCTAAGCTTGTTAATACATCACCAATCACACCACCTGATGAGAAGTACCAGATATCGTCAAAGTTGATATCAGCCAAACCACAACTGGTTAATAGAAGGATCGTGAGGCCGAGTAGACGCGTCCCCCACAACATAAAATCGATAGTTTCATCTTCATCACGTTTACGAAAAAGAACCCAAGCCGCTAACGTAACAAGAATCGGTAGAGGGTAAGCTAAAGATCCAAAAACAAAAAATAGGGTATCAGCCAACCAAGCACCAACGTAGCCGCCCGCATTTTGAATATCACCGCCCCAAGCCGTCTGAGACCAAGAAGGGTCTGCTGGGCTAAACGTCAGCAGTGCAACAGCCAGAAGAATTGAAAAGAGTACGCCTAAGATAAGACTGCACTCTTTTAAGCGTTGGGTACCCGTCAAACGAGAAGACTGAGGCTCTTCACTCGTTTTGATGATTGTTTCGACTTTGTTGCCGCTCTCTTTGAACATAAACCAGCTTTATATATATGTTTGATAAAAACTACTGTTGATTTAACCATATCAAACGGAAAAACCCAATTCCAGAAAGCAAGAAAGCGGAAACTAAGTTCCGCTTTCTTGCTGTTCGACCATCGATGATTAACGAGTTTTAATCACCAGCTGGTTGGTTTGTTTCACTTCTTCCATTACCACGTAAGTTCGAGTGTCGTTCACACCAGGTAGACGCAGTAGCGTGTCACCTAGAAGTTTACGATAAGCACCCATATCCGATACACGTGTTTTTAGAAGGTAGTCAAAGTCACCCGACACTAAATGACATTCTTGGATGTCGTCTAGTTTTTGAACGGCAGTGTTAAATTGTTCAAACACATCTGGCGCACCGCGGTTCAATGTGATTTCTACAAACACCAATAGTGATGCATCTAAGTACTGAGGATTAAGCAGCGCTGTATACCCTGTAATGTACCCTTGACGCTCCAAACGACGAACACGCTCAAGACACGGAGTCGGAGAGAGACCCACTCGTTTTGATAGTTCAACGTTCGAAATACGACCGTCTTTTTGCAACTCATTAAGAATGTTGCGGTCGATACGGTCTAGTTCCTTGGACGGCTTCTTATAGTTGTCTGCCATTTTTTATTCCACCTTATTACTTCCTTGCAAAAAAATATACTACAACTTTTTAATATTCAGTATCAAATTTTATCTCAACATATCTATACTAGATATTAATTCGACAGAATTACCCTACACACAGTTAATACAACTACTATAGATTATACAACCAAAATAAAATGAGGAGTCAGGATGATTATTGGCGTACCTAAGGAAATCAAAAACCACGAGTACCGTGTTGGTATGATCCCAGCTAGCGTGAGAGAACTAATCTCACATGGTCACCAAGTTTTTGTTGAAACCAATGCCGGTAATGGTATCGGTTTTTCAGACGATGATTACATCGCTGTAGGCGCATCCATTCTTCCTACTGCTGCTGACGTATTCGCGAAAGCAGATATGATTGTAAAGGTTAAAGAACCTCAAGCTGTCGAGCGAGCTATGCTTCGTGAAGGGCAAATATTATTTACTTATTTACACCTTGCACCAGATTTTCCACAAACTGAAGAGCTTATCAAGAGCAAAGCTGTCTGCGTAGCCTATGAGACTGTAACAGATAATATGGGTCGCTTGCCACTACTTGCGCCAATGTCTGAGGTTGCAGGTCGCATGTCTATTCAAGCGGGTGCACAAACTCTTGAAAAATCTCACGGCGGTCGTGGTCTTCTACTTGGCGGCGTTCCAGGTGTTGAGCCAGCAAAAGTTGTTGTTGTCGGCGGCGGCGTAGTAGGCGCTAACGCAGCTCGTATGGCTGTTGGTCTACGTGCTGACGTAACTATCCTAGATCGTAACGTTGATACACTTCGTCGCCTAGATGAAGAGTTCCAAGGTCGCGCAAAAGTGGTTTACTCTACTGAAGACGCTATCGAGAAGCACGTTCTAGAAGCTGACCTAGTTATCGGCGCTGTACTAATCCCAGGCGCAGCTGCTCCTAAACTAGTAACAAAAGAGCACATCGCTAAGATGAAGCCAGGCGCAGCTGTTGTTGACGTTGCAATCGACCAAGGTGGTTGTTTCGAGACTTCTCACGCAACAACACACGCGGAACCAACTTACATCGTTGACGACGTAGTTCACTACTGTGTTGCTAACATGCCAGGCGCTGTTGCTCGCACTTCAACATTCGCACTAAACAATGCAACACTTCCTTACATTGTTAAGCTAGCGAACAAAGGCTACCGTGAAGCTCTTCTAGAAGACAAAGGCTTCCTAGAAGGCCTAAACGTTATCCACGGTAAAGTAACTTGCAAAGAAGTTGCAGAAAGCTTTGACCTAGAATACGTAGACCCAGCTGAAGCTATCGCAATGTTCAACTAAGAACATTGATAGACAGTTTTGACTGATTAGAAATGTAAAAGCCAGCTTGATTCTTTTCAAGCTGGCTTTTTTATATCTTATAGCCGTCAATACTAGTTAGTGCTTACTTCACTTATCCACCTTCCAGCCTCGAATAAGAATATTACGTGGTGTGATATGTCTTTCACAGAACTGTTCAACCGACGTTTGGTAGCCCTGTTCTTCTAGGTAAAGCGCTCTATCCAAGGTTAACCACATCTCTAATGGTCTTCTAAACACTTGCTGTACCAAGCTAAGCCGTTCCATATTCCAAAAAAGCTGTTCCCCTAACCTTTCATAAAAATCAAAATCCAGCCCACTCGGCAAAGCTATCTCTTTTTGATTCGCAGCCCACCAGCAGAATGCTTCAAAGCCTTCGGCAAGCTCCGATTTTTTGATACTTGGTACTGGTAGATACTCTAAAACCCCAAGCTCACGCTTAAGTAACTGGCTAAAGCCTAATCGAAAACTCATCTCCAATTGACGATGCCTTTTAACACGCTCTCCGCCAGTGACAGTCTCCTGTAATGGAATTCGCAAATCGGACTTAGATAAAGAGAGTTGCGCAGATTGCGCTACGGTTGACATCGCTTGATAGCGTTCCGATTGAATCAAGTGATAACAACATGGCGAAATCGTAACCGCAGGAAGCGAATAATTTACAACCTTATTAAGCAAAGTCACGTGCAAGTCACCACAAGCATGAAGTGCCACTGCATGTTGATTGTGGTTAAACACCTTGTTTGCGTCTTCAGAGAAAGCGTCTCCTTGAACAAACTGCATCGGTAATTGCTGTACATCGGCAATCGCCTGACCACTGTCACACAAAGATTGTTGCCATTCAAAACTGGTCACGGGTTGTTTCGATTGCTGCGATAGAATCCGACCAAGAAACCCCTTACCAGAACACCACTCAAGCCATTCATTGCCCTTGTGATGACCCAATACGGCTTCACTCATCGACATGATTTGCTCAAGTTTCCGCCCAGGTATGCCTGTATCCGTTCCTTTGGGTAGATCTAACCCTTCTCGGTTTAATGTTGGTATCTGTATAACATCAACAATGTCATTTAAGTCGGGGAAAAATCCACCTAACTCTTCAGCCAAGGAATCAGGCTGATCTTTGTACACCTGAATTTGCTGTTCATCGAGTGACTGCAGCCAAGCAAACAAAGCCTCGTTGTAATGTCGCCACGGGAGCTCATCCTGTTGGCAAAGATGAAACGGTTCAGATCGCCAATAAACCTGATGTTGATAAAGAAAGGTATCGAGAGTTTGGAATTTAGATTGCATGTGGCCCCCTATAATGGAAGGGATTGTAGGTGGAACCCACACAAATAGGAAGTAGTGGTGAAGAGTTGAAAGAAAACAGGCCTACTCAAAGAGTAGGCCTGTAAGTAATCTTAGCTATCTTACTGGGAGCTCGATGTCTTTGAACATCTCTTCAATTTCTTCGTTAGACTTCAAAGAAATCGCCTGTTCAACGACAGGGCGCGTTAAATGTGGTGCAAAACGCTCCATGAAATCATACATGTATGAACGTAAGAACGTACCACGACGGAAGCCAATGCTGGTTGTACTTGCGCCGAATAAATGACTAGCGTCTATTGCGACCAAATCCGTATCTTGCTCGGCATCTATCGCCATACTCGCAATAACGCCAACACCGATGCCCATACGTACGTAAGTTTTGATCACATCGGCATCAGTCGCTGTAAATACAACGCGTGGTGTTAATCCAACCTTGTTAAAGGCGGTATCCAGTTCTGAACGACCAGTAAAGCCGAATACATACGTCACCAAAGAGTATGCTGCTAAGTCTTCGATGGTTACGTTCTGTTTTTGGGCTAGCGGGTGATCTTTCGTCACTACGATTGAGCGATTCCAGTGGTAACACGGCAGCATGATTGCATCTTGATAGAGATGAAGTGCTTCTGTCGCAATCGCGAAGTTAGCCGTTCCTTTAGCGACCGCTTCTGACATCTGACTAGGCGTACCTTGGTGCATGTGAAGCGATACCTTGGGATAACGAGCTGTGAAGCCTTTAATCACATCAGGCAGTGCATAACGAGCTTGTGTGTGAGTGGTTGAGATATTCAGAGTACCCATTTCTGGATGAGTATGTTCTCCAGCCACCGCTTTGATACTCTCTACACGGGCAAGAATTTCTTGCGAGATACGAACAATATCTTCACCCGCTTGCGTCACTTGAGTTAAGTGCTTACCGCTACGTTCAAAGATCTGAATACCTAGCTCATCTTCAAGTAAACGAACCTGCTTACTGATGCCCGGCTGAGAAGTGTAGAGACTCTCAGCCGTCGCCGACACATTTAGATTGTGGTTGACTACTTCAACAATGTACTTCAGTTGTTGTAACTTCATCGGTGACCTCGTAATCCTTTACTCATTTCAGTGCTAACTTATTAAAAAAGTGAGCGAGTTAAACTTAGTAAATATAATAATTAGTTATAACGTCTTACAGGCGAAAATGATAGAAAAATTGAGTTTTTATAGAGCTTGATATGAAACCGTCACCACTCGTTTGTAATCCATCCCTCATTATCAATAAATAGTTTTCACTTTTTGATTACGTGGCTGCATGAACAAGAGATAATCACAAATCACGATTTACAAGCCAGATAAGCGATTTACGGGTGTAGATACTCTATGGAATCGTGTATCCTCTGAAGTTAGCGATAGAACACAACAAGCAGACGCAATTATATGAATATTGGTTTAATTATTGCCTTAGTAGCCATTCTTTTGGTGTTGGTATTGGGCTACAACATCATGCTTCAGTACAAAGTTAAGGTGGAAACAGCGAAGAAACAGGAATCTTCTCGTTATTTGACCATTATCGATGGAACGGAAGAACTGATTGGTAACGCGCATCACATGCCGTTTAGCCAAGACCTGCTAGTGTGTTTAAACACACGAATCCTCGACTCGCTTGAAAACATGTATCAGCTGGACCCAAAGAACAAACAGCTCGCTCAGCGTATTGAGAGTGTGAAGCAACAAATCACTCAGCTCAAAGAGAATTACCAAGGTGGCGAAAGCACGGCTTTCCGTGTACCGAGTAGCGATAAGCAAGCCATCATGATGCTGAAGTTGGTTAAGCGCCTGCGCGACACAATTCGTAGTGAACACAACAAAGGCCGTTTCGAGACTCAAGCGTACGTTGCAGAGAATGCTCGTCTAGAGACAATCCAGATTCGAATCAACATCGAGAACGTAATTAAACGTGCGAACGACTCAATTGCTCGCGGTCAGCCTGGCACAGCCATTCAACTGCTACGCAAGGGCATCGACGCACTGACCACGAAAAACGATCCATATTCAAATCAGGCTCGCGAAAAGCTACAAGAGATGCTTAACGACCTTGATCAAAAGCGCCAAGATCGCAACGCACAAGAACTTCAACAAATGGAGTCAAAAGAACGCGAAGACGATATGGATGCACTATTTGGTCAGAAGAAGAAGTGGTAACAACTCCACTAAGAAACGACTTTCTATAAAAGGCTACCCACGGGTAGCCTTCTTCGTTTTTAGTATATGGCGTTCTAACCACAGCAAACAATATCAGTGACACATTCGATCATTACACACCACACAGTGAGCCATTATTGCAAGTTGTATCTACATGACGGGTTCTACTTCTACTTGGATTCTCTTACCACCAATTTCGGGTACAAAAAAAGCCCTATCGGGCTTTTTATCGTTAGTTAACTTTAAGTGAGCACTCTGTTTAGGCGACTAAACCACGTACGAAGGTTTTAATCTCTTCGTCCTGACAATGTTCAAAGAAACATTCTTGGAATCGCAGACCAGAAACAGCCGTTTTGAGTAGTTCAACATCAATAGCACGAAGTGTGTCTAAATAATTGTCTTTTGAAGTCGCAGCCTTGATGCTGTTCAGAATGTTTGCGTTTTCTTGCTGCGGAGCACGACGTTCAATAGGGTAACCTTCACCACGATTACCAGTAAATGCTTTCTCAAAAATGTAACGAGCATTCAGTTCCGCAGCCCAGCCAAAGCCCTTGGCAAATGCAAGAGAAATGGCATTGCCATTGTTAATCTGATTGAAAAGGAATGCATCCGAAGGATCTAAACAGTAACCACACACAACATTTGGGTGTGCATTGAGAGATAACATCGCACCTTGCCCAGTACCACAACCAGTCACGATAAAATCGACAGCTTTTGAATTTATCAGTAAGCTCGCCATGATACCGAGGTGAATGTACGTCAAATGATGATCGTGTTCGTCATTCATACCTACGTTATAAACCGTATGGTTTTGCTGTTCTGCAACAGATGTTAGCTCATCCCAAATAGTTGCATTCTTAGCTGCTTGGCTATTTTCCATCATTAACGCAATTTTCATTTTCTTACCTTTAATACGATTTCACCTGATCACCATATAGTCTTTTAATGGTAATTAGATTTACAACGATCAATGTCGACTCTAGCAATACTCCACCAATTGAGCCAACAAATATATTATTTACAAGCCAAAGAATAGAACCTAAAAGAAGCCCAACCCTTAATAAGACACCTTGCAACATAAATATTGAATAAGTCCCTATACACATACCAAGAAAACCAAACATTTCATAGGGCTTTGACATGTATGAGCTACTCAATATAGCGCCCACTAAAATAAAAACAGACGCTATATATTTAGATTTTGTATAGATAGAGACAAATGTTCTTAAAACAGAAATAAAAGAACTCAGAGCGGAAACTAAAGCACCTAGAAATAGAAAGTGAATCATATGATTGATATAGAATACAATCATCAGCTTCTTTAACTTTCTATCGTCTTTCTGAAAAAAGAAAGACACACCTAAAATATAACTCAATATTCCAAGTAACTGCCCTACTTCTTCAGTCCTTAATTCCATACGATTTTCTAGCGAGCTAACCAGCCACCGTCAACAGCCAGTGTATATCCATTAACGTATGCCGCAGCATCAGAAGACAAGAATACTACTGGACCTGCAACATCTTGTGGCGTACCCCAGCGCTCTGCAGGAATGCGCTCTAAAATTTCAGAGTTACGTTTCTCATCAGCACGAAGAGCTGCTGTGTTGTCGGTCGCCATGTAACCTGGTGCAATCGCATTAACATTAATCCCATGCTTAGCCCATTCATTTGCCATAAGACGAGTCACACCCATAACACCACTCTTCGAAGCTGTGTAAGATGGCACGCGAATACCACCTTGAAACGAAAGCATTGATGCGACATTGATGATTTTGCCGCCTTCACCCTGGGCAATGAACTGTTTAGCTACAGCTTGAGACATAAAGAACAATGATTTGATATTAATATCCATAACATCATCCCAGTCTTGCTCTGTAAATTCGATAGCATCATTACGACGAATAATACCTGCATTATTTACAAGAATATCGATACGACCTAGCTCAGTCACTGCCTTGTCGATCACCGTCGGAATATCATCTAGCTTCATCAGATTGGCGCGTACATCGACGAACTTACGACCCTCAGCTTCAATTAGAGAACGAGTTTCTGTCGGCTCCGAAATGTTGACACCAACAATATCACAGCCAGCTTGTGCTAAGCCTAATGCCATGCCTTGACCAAGGCCTGTATTACAACCAGTTACGATAGCGACTTTGCCTGTAAGGTTAAATGTATTTGCAATCATGTTTATTCCTTTATCTTGTCAAAGCAACCTAGAATATTAAGTAACTTTTTCTACATCATTAATTTAATTTTAATTTACTAATACTGTATATATTGGTCAAACCGTTTATATTAATAGTTTCATTTTTTACATGACATAACGTTTTTTTAGAGTACACATAGAATATATGTACAAACAGACAACTTGGTAATTGCAACTCTATTCATCGATGATATTAAAGTTGAGAATCTAAATTTTCACTTTAGACACACCCTAAAAAAAAGGCTTAGGTATCCCTAAGCCCTAAAAAAATTTCATTTTTACAACGAGATTTTGGTCACGCAACTCATCATTGGCACACTCCCTTTAGTCGAACTAGCTCCATTCCAAATGTACTTTTCACCGCCTGATCCATCTTGTGACTTATCAACTGAAGACCATGATTGGCCAACGGTAAAGCCTTTGTTGATCAATGTCGCTGAGCCATAACCTGCAACGAATGTTCTAATTTTAGTCACATTGTCTAAATCCGTTTGTGACTGCTCTTTGTCTGAGTTAGAAACAAGCGGCCAGCCTGTCGCAGCAGACAGTCGACTTTCATCAGTACTGGTCAAAGGTTTGACTTTAAAACCAAGAGACGCAATACCGTCATAGTTAGAGAGCGTTTCTCCATTTTCTGATTTCACCAGAGTGTTCTTAGCATAAATATTTAAGGCCGTTTTATTTGCTTCTGGAGTTATCGACATCGTCGCGTCAAAAATAGGCACTGACCAATCATAACCATCGCTCTTTAGATCTAGGCAAGACAACAAGGCATCTTCTTGATGGCCAGCAGGAGTTGGGTCATAAGAACCACTCGCATAAGTTTGCTGAATAAACTGTGCCCAGTCGATACCATTGACGTTACTAAAATATGTTGTACCTGTGAGTGCATTACCTTCATGCAGAGTTAATGGGCGGTGGTGCAAAAACTCATAGTCATCATCTTTCGCTATAGGCAACACTTTTACTGGTGCGATGCCACGAAATACTTCAGAACTGACACCAGCCTGAGTAAACTCTAGAGCGTCCGACACAGAGACTTGCTCGCTCATGTCAAGGCAAGTTGGAGATGTCGCGTCTTTAATATCCAGACACACGCGAACCTCTTTACCGATAAAGTCATTCGCATCGGGGCTGACATTGGTGATATCTAGTGGGTCATCATCGGAGACGAACTTATCCCAACTCCAGTCACTAATTCCACCTCGTCGCTCAGAACTAACACCGGCTTTTTCCCATACAGTCTTCGACAAAAACGCGGCTCGCAAGCCTTGTACGGGCGCGATTTCGAACTCTCGACCAGCATGCAACAGCTCTGAATTCGTTGGTGTAGAATTGTCTGCAAGCGTTCTCAGTTCATCCGCAGCAACACTGTGATTGACATCGACATACCATTTAGCAGAATTAGCGCCATCTATGAGGTCATAGCCATAGACGTCAATAGTCAACTGTTTGAGGTATTCCATCTCACCAGAAATATCGATGCCAAATACATCCGTGCCGGAGCACACTTGTGACCCTGTCGTTTCGTTTTCAGTTGTTGGTGTAACACAAAATTCAACTCTATAACTTAAGTCTGAGTCTTCAATGGTATAGTCGCATGACGTTTTACCATCAGAAAAATCACACATCTTGATCACTTCTGGTTCATTAGTAGTAAAAGTAGAGATTGAGCTTGTTTTGCTTACCGCCGCAACGCGCTGCCAGTAAGCTGGACTACTACCCTCTTTACTCGTCTCCCCATTACCGACTTCATTATCAAGACCAGGTTCAAATACATAGGTCGCAGTTAGCACTTCACCTGTTTGTACCGGCACTGTATTGACTTGTCCATCTTCTATCGTTTCGCCACCAAAAGAGACCTGTGCACTTGCTTCAGGCGTTTCCTCACGATACGCAGGTAGAATTTCAACAGCATCGGCGCAAACAACTTCGCCTTCAGTATTTGCACCGATAGTTTCCAAGGTTCGTGGCGTCACACAATATTTTAAATACTGTCCCACCCAAGTCGGATCAATCAACAATGTTGGTGTCACCTCCCCGTCTATAGCGATATCATCTAAAAACCATGCTAAATCAGACGTCACTTCACGAGCATGCTCGCCATTCGCATCGTCAGAAACTTGGTACACTGCGGTGACTGAATTATCGATTCTAACTAAATTGGATAACGGCTGATAACTAGCTACAAAAGGGGCTTCAAAGTCGGCGACTGGAGAGTCTGCAACAAAACAGGCTTGAGTACCTTGGTTATGGTTACCCGCATTAGACTTTGGTGTCACGCATAACTCGGCGACTTCTCCCCCAACATCATCGAATGTCGATAACTCAAAGGTTGCTATACCGGTATCAACATC
It encodes the following:
- a CDS encoding DNA repair protein yields the protein MNIGLIIALVAILLVLVLGYNIMLQYKVKVETAKKQESSRYLTIIDGTEELIGNAHHMPFSQDLLVCLNTRILDSLENMYQLDPKNKQLAQRIESVKQQITQLKENYQGGESTAFRVPSSDKQAIMMLKLVKRLRDTIRSEHNKGRFETQAYVAENARLETIQIRINIENVIKRANDSIARGQPGTAIQLLRKGIDALTTKNDPYSNQAREKLQEMLNDLDQKRQDRNAQELQQMESKEREDDMDALFGQKKKW
- a CDS encoding RpiB/LacA/LacB family sugar-phosphate isomerase, which translates into the protein MKIALMMENSQAAKNATIWDELTSVAEQQNHTVYNVGMNDEHDHHLTYIHLGIMASLLINSKAVDFIVTGCGTGQGAMLSLNAHPNVVCGYCLDPSDAFLFNQINNGNAISLAFAKGFGWAAELNARYIFEKAFTGNRGEGYPIERRAPQQENANILNSIKAATSKDNYLDTLRAIDVELLKTAVSGLRFQECFFEHCQDEEIKTFVRGLVA
- a CDS encoding YgjV family protein yields the protein MELRTEEVGQLLGILSYILGVSFFFQKDDRKLKKLMIVFYINHMIHFLFLGALVSALSSFISVLRTFVSIYTKSKYIASVFILVGAILSSSYMSKPYEMFGFLGMCIGTYSIFMLQGVLLRVGLLLGSILWLVNNIFVGSIGGVLLESTLIVVNLITIKRLYGDQVKSY
- the kduD gene encoding 2-dehydro-3-deoxy-D-gluconate 5-dehydrogenase KduD; this encodes MIANTFNLTGKVAIVTGCNTGLGQGMALGLAQAGCDIVGVNISEPTETRSLIEAEGRKFVDVRANLMKLDDIPTVIDKAVTELGRIDILVNNAGIIRRNDAIEFTEQDWDDVMDINIKSLFFMSQAVAKQFIAQGEGGKIINVASMLSFQGGIRVPSYTASKSGVMGVTRLMANEWAKHGINVNAIAPGYMATDNTAALRADEKRNSEILERIPAERWGTPQDVAGPVVFLSSDAAAYVNGYTLAVDGGWLAR